Part of the Eshraghiella crossota genome is shown below.
GCAATGACGTAGTAGACCATGAATATAATTATATAGGTGAACATGTTAACAGGGTAGAGAACTGGGACAAATATCCCGCAACAATGGGCGTAAGGGAATTTTACGGAGGTGATCTTGAGGGCGTAATCCAGAAATTTGATTATCTTCAGGATTTGGGGATACAGTGTATATATTTTAACCCATTGTTTGTATCACCATCCAATCATAAATATGATATCCAGGATTATGATTATATCGACCCTCATTTCGGAAAAATAGTTGAAGACGGCGGCGATGTGCTTCCTGAAGGCGTATGGGATAATTCCAAGGCAACAAAGTACATTAAGAGAGTTACAAGCCTTGCCAACCTTGAAGCAAGTAACGAATTGTTTGCCCATCTTGTGGATGAAGCACATAAGAGAGGCATTAAAGTAATAATAGATGGCGTATTTAACCATTGTGGTTCTTTTAATAAGTGGTTAGACAGGGAAAGAATCTATGAGAACAGCAATGATTTTGAAAAAGGCGCTTACGTATCGGCTGACAGCCCATACAAGGATTTCTTCCAGTTTAACGATATGGGTGCATGGCCATATAACGGAACCTATAACGGCTGGTGGGGACATGATACGCTTCCTAAGCTGAACTACGAGGGTTCAAAGAAGCTTGAAGAGTATATTCTTAACATAGGACGTAAGTGGGTATCACCTCCTTACAATGTGGATGGCTGGAGACTTGATGTTGCCGCAGACCTTGGTTTCAGCGCCGAATACAACCACGAATTCTGGAGAAAGTTCCGTAATGCGGTTAAGGAGGCCAACCCTGATGCCGTAATTCTTGCGGAACATTACGGAGATCCGTATTCATGGTTACAGGGTGACCAGTGGGATACAATCATGAACTATGATGCTTTTATGGAGCCTCTTACATGGTTCCTTACAGGTATGGAAAAGCACAGTGATTCATTTAAGCAGGAAAAAATAGGCAATCCTTCATATTTCTTTGATTCAATGAGACATAATATGTCAAGAATGGGAGATTCGCCTGTAAGAATTTCCATGAATGAGTTGTCTAACCATGACCACTCACGTTTCCTTACAAGAACCAACAGAACTGTAGGAAGAACAGATTCAAGAGGACCTAAGGCAGCAGAAATGAATGTCAACAAGGGTGTATTCAAAGAGGCTGTTGTTGTCCAGATGACATGGCCGGGTGCACCTACGATATATTATGGGGACGAAGCCGGAGTGTGTGGATGGACTGACCCGGATAACAGAAGAACATATCCATGGGGACACGAAGATAAGGAACTTATTGAATTTCATAAAGCAGTAATTAATATACACAAGTCAGTACCTGCACTTATTGACGGTTCATACAAAAATCTTTTTGGCGAATATAATGTTATTGCATACGGCAGGTTTAAGAGAAGCAGTCAGGCTGTTACAATCGTTAATAATAATGAATATGAGAAACAGGTTGATATTCCGGTATGGGAATGTGAAATACCTGACGGAAGCATTATGAGAGAAGCAATAATATCTGAGAGAGATACTTTTAGGCTTGATGACAGGGAATTTACCGTGGATAATGGTAAAATAACAATCAATATGCCGGCATATTCATCAGTTATTCTTGTTAATACTTGAAATTTATCTCAATAATTTGATATAATATTGAATTATGGAACAGATTAAAGAATTAACGAAACGTCTGATAGCGAACAGCTTTAAAGAGCTTCTGCTTCAGAATTCTTTTGAAAAAATTACAATTAAAATGATAACGGATCATGCTAATGTAATCAGACCTACATTTTACAACCATTTCCATGACAAGTACGAGCTGCTTGAATGGATTTTCAGGGATGAGGTTCTGGATGAGGCAGAAATATTTGAACGTGAAGGTAAGATAGAGGAAGGAATTTACCATATTTTTTCTAAATTCTACGAAGACAGGGAATTTTACCGGAAGGCGTTTGAGATAACGGGACAGAATGGTTTTGCAGATACATTGTCCGATATGTTTACTTCTTTTTATAAAGAAGCTGCATCAAGGAATCTGAAAATCGTAAAAGAGACAAAGCTTTCTGTTGACACTGTAGCCAGATATTACTCCAGTGGATTGATTACCGTGCTTAAGATGCTTGTTGGGGATAATGGCTCGGAGAGCCTTGAAGATTTCCTCTATGGATACCGTTATCTGATAAGTCATGCCTTATATGATATATAATTGCGACTACATTTTTGGGAAAATGTAGTCGCTTTTTACATTTAAACAAAATTGTATATGGAAAAAATTACATTGAAAAATTAGAATACAAGGGTAAATTGAAGAAAGTATATAGAGGTTTATTCATGAATACAGTGATGATAATACTAGTCGGTTTTGGATTAGCGTTTGATGTATTTTATATAGCTGTATCACAAGGATGCGTGTTAGACCGCATACAAGGCAAGAATATGTCATTAATGTGCCTTATAGTCTGCGGATGGCAGATGGTTGCACTGGCAATAGGTTACGGAATTGCCAGACTTCCTAAAGTATATGCCATGTCTACCGAAATCAGGATGGTATGGTCACTTATATCGGCATTGATTTTCATTGCTATAGGTTTTATTAAGATATATATAAGCAACCATAAAGTAGCAAGACCGGAAATACGACAGGAAATAGATTTTAAGAAAATATGCGGTATAGCTTCATCCACCAGTGTATATACGCTGTTTGCCGGCCTTGCCTGTGAGTGGATAGGTATGGATATTGCGGATATATGCATTATGGTATGTTTTATGACAATAACTCTTGTTATATCCGGAGTGTATGTAGGATACAGAAACGGTGAACTTAATAACAAAGTATATTTAAGCGGCGGGGCACTGCTCATAATAGCCGGATTATGTGTTATAGCAGAATATCTTATATGGTGGTTTGGAAGGTAAAAAGATATGCCAAAGTGGACTGATTCGTTAAAAGCTGCAATAGGAAACGCTGTTCTTACTATTTTTGTCAAGGTGGGAATGAGACCTAAGCAGATATTTCAAAATAAAAACAGAAAAAATTGCAATTACGGTGAACCTGTCATATTTGTAGGAAATCATACCAGCCATTATGACGGAATAATGACTTCCGTGGAATTTAAAAAAAGCAAAGCTGATATAATAGTTGCAAAGGACTGGTTTGAGAAGAAAAGCATTAACTGGTATCTTAAGAATGCCAGATGCATTCCGATGGACAGATACGGAGTTGACACAGGATGGCTTAGAAATTCAAAAGAAGCTGTCAAAAAAGGCGAATCGATTATTATTTTTCCTGAAGGAAAGACAAGTAAGGATGGTAATATCGGAGAGTTCAAATCAGGTTTTGTTATGTTATCCATAATGACCGGAGCCAGAATAGTTCCATTTGTCATAGATGGTAAATATAAAATGGTATTTGGAAGGCGACAGAGAATATACCTTGGTGAGCCGTTAGCACTTACAGAAGAAGGCAAATCACTTACTCCAAAATATATGGAGAAGGAAAGTGAAAGATTTCGTCAGATAATACAAGATATGAAAGAAAAAGTGAAATAGGAGATAGTTATGGTATTTGATAAACTTTTAGAGATTTTTTCTAATGTAATACCTGAAGTTGATACTTCAGAAATTACAAAAGACAGTACATTGTTTGAAGATTTGGGACTCAATTCATTAACAATGATGCTTCTTGCAGTATCAGTTGAAGATGAGTTTGGTATTAAATTTGAAGATGCCGGAGAACTTAATACGGTAGAAGATGTATGTAATTATATTAAAGATAAGACCGGTGAGCAGTAATGAAGATTTTGCTGATTAAAGGCAGCCTCCGCGGAGAAAACAGCCATTCACTTATGGTGGCCCGTAAGTTTGTGGAGGGTATCTGCGAAGAAACGGATTCAGAAGTTAAGGAAATATACCTTGGCAATACCAGGATAGAGCATTGCAGAGGGTGTTTCGCCTGTTGGAAAGTCACTCCCGGCAGATGTGCAATAAAGGATGATATGGCAGGAATAATATCGGATATACTTGACAGCGATGTAATTATTCTTTGTTTCCCTTTATATTTTTTCGGAGTATCTTCACCTATGAAGACGCTTATGGACAGACTTCTTCCGTTAAAGATGCCATATAAGGGCTGTCTGTCAACTGAGGAGAATCCTGTAATTATGGATTTCCGCCATGACCTTTCAAAGAAAAGGCTGGTGCTTATATCAAGTTGCGCACACGCATCAACGGATGTTGTATATGAACCGGTTACAAAACAGTTTGACCTGGCATGGGGTCCCGGCAATTACGATACGGTATTTTGTCCACAAGGCGAGATCCTTATGTTAGAACAGATGAAACCGATACTTTCGGTATATCTGAATAAAGTTAAAGAAGCAGGCAGAGAGCTTGCAAAAGAAGGAAGACTGTCAGAAGAGACGCATAAAAAAGTATGTGCTCCGCTTATACCTGTCAGAGCAGTTGAAAAGATGATGACGGGATATTGGCAGGATTACCCACAGGAGATGGAATAGGATGAAAGAAAGAAGCACAAGCAGCATGGGACTGTTCAGGTTCTATTATGTAGCAGGATCCAGCCCGTTATTTGTTTCGACAATGATATTCAGGGAAAAATATTATCATAAACACCCTGAGAAATACAGTAAAGAGCAGCGTTTTAAATTTGCCAAAAAGATTATGCTCCATATGAAGAACAGAGGAAGAGTTAAGACTGACTACTACGGAAGAGAGAATCTTCCTAAAGAAGGCGGATATATACTCTACTCCAATCATCAGGGCAAATACGATGCAATCGGAATACTTACAGACCAGAAAGAACCTTGCAGCGTACTTATGGAAAGAAAACAGGGCAGCAGGATAGTTGCCAAGCAGGTGTTAAGACTTACAGGAAGTGAGACTCTGGACCTTGACAATCCTAAGAGCCAGATTACCACACTCAAAAAAGTGGCAGAACAGGTGGCAGAAGGAAGAAGATATCTCATCTTTCCGGAGGGAAAATGGGGTGACAATAAAAATACGCTTCAGAAATTCAATGCCGGATGTTTCAGATGTTCTTTTGATTCCAAGACCCCGGTCGTACCTGTGGCGATAGTCGATTCCTACAAAGGACTTAATGGCAATTCTCTCAGAAAGGTAACAACCCAGGTACATTACCTCAAGCCGATACCTTACGAAGAATATAAGGATCTCAGAAAAAATGAATTGTGTGATCTTGTAAAAGAAAGAATACAGAATAAATTGGATGAAGTTCTTAAAAAGAGGTTAGAAAAGTGAATTATCAGTCAGAACAGACAGAATATTTTGAAAAGTTGATAGAACCTGAGATTTTGACAAAACTCCCAAGATATGATACATTTTGTGAATTGCTTGAGATGTGCAAAAATGATTATGCCGATCTCCCTGCCATAAGCGACATGGTCAATACCATTACCTATGGCGAACTTTATGACAGAATTGCGTGCAGGCGTAATTTCTTATACCGCAACGGATTTAAGAAGGGTGATATAATCGCAGTTCTTGCACCTAACAGCATGTATTCGATGGAGTTATATATGGCAATTCCCACAGCAGGATGTATTGTAATAATGCTTCCATCGGCAGAAAATGCCATAAGCAGGGAATGTCTTACAGCACTTATTAATAAATTTGATATTAAGGGATTATTTATTAACCCTGAATATAAAGAGGTGGCAGAGGGTCAGCCTGTCAAGGTTTTTGACATCCATGACACCGACAATGTACCGGGACCTACTGCGGACGTTACAAAGGATGATATTGCGGTAATATGTTTTTCTGTTAATAACAGCCCTGATAATCCGTACGGAGCAATGCTTTCACACGGAGCGATAATGAGAGCCGCACACAATGGTTTGTTTATACCGGGACACACTTACAATCAAAGGACAATAGCAATCCTTCCTTTGTCCCATGTATTTGGGGCGATAAGAGGGCTTCTTACATGTATTTATACAGGAGCACTTGTGTATGCCTGTGAAGACATGAGCAACATTGTTTTTGATATACCTAAGATGAAACCTACAATTCTTACCCTTGTACCGGGGCTTGCGGAGATGATACTTTCCGTGGCAAGAATTAAGGGTAAAGAATTTCTTGAAGGAATTGAGACTATAATATGCGGCGGTGCATACTGCCAGCCAAAGCTTGTAAAGCAGGCAAAAGATTACGGAATCAACCTTCTCGTGGGATATGGTCTTACCGAGGCCGCCAATATTGTCAGCGGTAACGTTGACACGGATACGGTTCCTGACTCTATCGGAAAAGTATATCCGGGAACGGAGGTACGAATTCAAGACGGAGAGATTCAGGTAAAAGGTGACGTTGTTATGAAAGGGTATTATAATGACCCGGAGAGGACAGCGGAAGTATTTACAGAAGACGGATGGCTTAAGACCGGAGACATAGGAGAATTTGATGAAAACGGTTATCTTCACATTCTCGGACTCAGAAAGAATCTCATAATACTTCCTAATGGGGAAAATATTTCTCCTGAGGAGCTTGAGAACATATTCTTAAGCAAAGATGAGATAAAAGATTGTGCTGTATATGAGGACGCTTTAAGAGGCAGACCGCTTATGGCAATCACAATACAGCCGGAGGAAAGTTTTTGTGAAGGTAAGGACGAAAAAGATATTCTTACCTATTTCAAAACACTTGTAAAGGACACCTGTAACCTCCTGCCCAGTTATAAGGCAATCACCAAAACAGTGGTTACTTACGAAGCAATAGAGCATAAAACAGGTGACAGACTCTATAATATAGAGTGGTAATTAAGGGAATTAGTGGAAAACACTTTATTCTATACATTAAAAAAAGTCTTAAAGGAGAATTTAAAGATGGATGAAAAACAGGCAAAGATCGCAGAACAGATCAAAGGAATCTTAGTAGATAACTTAAGAATTCCAGCAGAAGAACTTGATTACGATGTAGAGCTTTTCGGAGATGGAATTGGTCTTGACTCAATCGATTCTCTTGAAATCATCGCCGGTATCGACCAGGAATTCGGCGTACAGATGACAGGCGTTGCTAAAGAAAACTTCTTCAACATCGCAGCACTTAGCAAATATGTAATGGAACATATGGAAGCTTAATAGCTTGACATTCCCCCCGGCCCGGCCGGGGGAATAAAGCTGACAAAGAGGTATAATAAGTATGGAAAATAAAATGAGATGTGTAATTACCGGACTTGGAATGATTAACTCAATCGGTAATTCGGTAGACGAAAGCTGGAATAACTGTATTAACGGTGTTTCAGGAATTAAGGAAGTAAAATCGATAGATACAACTGAGTGTTACGCTCACCTTGGAGCAGAGGCAGCAGAGCATTTTGATGTGGATGCAGGCAGTGATGCGGATAAGATGGACAGAGTATCATTACTCTGCGTAAAGGCAGCAAAGGAAGCACTCAGTGATTCAAAAATAGAGATAAATGATGAAAATGCAGACAGAGTCGGTGTAATCATCGGAAGCTGTGTAGGCGGTGCAATAAGCATCCAGAATTTCTTCACAGCTTATGAAGAAAATCCTGAAAAGGCAGATAAGAGCGATATTATCAAGATGCCAATCGGTGCAATCGCAAATAACATTGCCAAAATTTCAGGCGCAAAAGGTGTTGTAACCAATGTAGGTAATGCCTGTGCAGCAAGTACAATAAGTATTGAATATGCCTGTGATTTAATCAGAGCCGGTGTAGGCGATGCATTTATCGTAGGGGGTTCAGATTCATTCTCAGCTCTTGCTTTTGGTGGATTTACAGCATTACACGCACTTGATACAGACCCATGTTCACCATACAACAAGAGTAAGGGCATAACACTTGGTGAAGGTGCAGCCGTACTTGTAGTTGAATCTTATGAACATGCCGTTGCAAGAGGTGCCAAAATATATTGTGACGTACTCGGCGGAGGAATCAGTTCAGACGCCCATCACATCACAGCACCAAGAGATGACAGCGAAGGTCAGATGAATGCGATGAAGTGGGCACTTGCAAAGTCAAAGATGGATCCAAAAGAAATCGCATATATTAACGGACACGCAACAGGAACCGTTAAAAATGATACAACTGAAATTCAGGCAATGCAGAATATTTTCGGCGATAATGACAATACAGCGGTTGACTCAACTAAGTCAATGGTAGGACATTGTCTCGGTGCGGCAGGTGCAGTAGAAGCAATCTACACTGTAAAGGCACTTACAACCAATACAGTACCTCCAACAATCGGATATTCAGAGGAAGACCTTGAAAGACTTAAAGAAAAAGCCGGTAAATTAGACTTCATGCCTAATGTCAAGAAAGAAAAAGACATTGAATATGCAATGACAAATAACTTTGCTTTCGGTGGTAATAATGCCAGCGTTATTTTTGCAAAGCATGAAAAAGATATAAAAGAACCTGAAAACAATAAAGTATACGTTACAGGTATCGGACTTGTCAGTCCTTTAGGCAACAGCGTTGAAAGCTATATCGAAGGCTCTAAGGCAGGCGTAACCAAAGCAGAAAACGGTAACATCCATGCAGGCGTATCCTCAGAAGATTATGCCAAGTACGGAATTAAATTAGCTTTCTACCGTAAGCTTGATAAGTTAAGCCAGATGCAGGTTGTTTCAGGACGTGCATGTCTTGATAACGCAGGAGTTACCGTAACTGACGACAACGCAACAGATATCGGTATGATAGTAGGAACATCAGACGGACCTGCAACAGATATTATTAACTTCCATGAAGGTCTTATTAAGAACGGACTTCATCAGGGAAGTGCTTTTGTATTCCCTAACACCGTTTACAATGCAGCAGGCGGATATTTCTCAATCAATTCAGGCGTTAAGGGTGTCAACGTAACACTTACAAACGGTCCACAGGCAGGACTTCAGAGCCTTTGCTACGCATATAACGTAGTTAAAACAGGTGATGAAAAGATGATGATTGCAACAGGACTTGATGAAAATACAGATACAATGGAACTTCTTTATGACAAGCTCGGACTTCTTTCAGACAAAGATGAAGCAACACCTTATGCTATGGATGGAAGAAGCTTTGTACTCGGTGAAGGTGCAACATCCATTATGCTTGAAAGCGAAGCATCTGCAAATGAAAGAGGTGCTAAGAAACTTGCCGAAGTTGCAGGTTACGCAATGACACATGAATCTGTAACAGTAGGTACAATTAAAGGTTCAGGCGCAGCTCTTTGTAAAGCAGTCCTCAAAGCATGTGAAAACGCAGGAATTACAACAGATGACATAGATGCGGTTGTCGGTTTTGGTAACGGCAACACTAACGTTGATACAATCGAGACAGAATCTTATGAAAAAGTATTTGGAGATAAGGTTAAGACATTGCCTGTACTCAGCGTTAAGACACTTACAGGTGAAGCAAGGGCATGTTCAGCAGCTCTCTCTGCAGCTCATGCAGCCATGATTTTATCAGGTGAACTTGATTCAACACAGCCTGCTTACAATTTTGTGAATGGAAAGGCAGTTAAGACCACAACAGATACAAAGAACTTCAAGTACATACTTGTAACAAGTTATGCGGCAGGTGGTTCATACACAGCGGTAGTTCTTAAGAAAGTACAGTAATGACTAAAATATTATTATTGTAGCGGGTGCATTAATATTATGCATTGCAATGGGATTTTTATATTGTAATTTTATACATTCAGATATCAAATTAAAAAAATCTTCAAAAGGAATTACTGTTAATTATATTAATAAATTTCCTGATGTTTCATACCGGAATCTTTCGGATATAACAGAGGAAGAGATATGGAACGATGAACGGTATGATATCGTAGAAGGCACTGTGGAAGAAATAAGAAATGTAAAGATTAGGTTTGGAGCTGAAAAATATTATGGTGCGATTATTACAATTAAGCCGGAGGAAATTATAAAAGGAACTCTTGATGAAACGCAGATTAAGGTTTTTGTGGATTGTAATATTGGCAAGGCTGATTCGAGCGGAGATTCTGAAATCCTAAAAATATTAAAAGAAAAAGACAGAGGTATTTTTATTATTTATAAATATAGTGATACAGATGTCTGGGAGAATGATAAAAAGAATCTATATATGGATGAGTTAGCGGAATATGGTTTTGAAGATGCAGAGAGATTTGCATTTATAGAAAAAAATGGCAAGGTATATTTTAGCTCTATATACAAAAATATTTCCGAAGATGATACACTGGAGGAAATAAAAGAATATATAAAACAGAAAAGAAAGGAACTATTATGAGTAAAGTAGCAATCGTTACAGGTTCATCAAGAGGAATCGGCAGAGCCTGTGCATTAAGACTTGCAAAAGAAGGCATGGATGTTGTAGTTAATTACAACAGTAACGAAGCAGAAGCAATGAAAGTTGTCAATGCAATCAAAGATATGGGACAGGATGCAATAGCAATCAAAGCTAACACAGGTAACCAGAATGATGTTAAAAATATGTTCCGCGAAGCTTTTAAGCATTTTGGACATATAGATGTGCTTGTAAACAATGCAGGTGTTCTTGATGACGCATATCTTCTTGCAATCAACTCGGATTCCCTTGACAGAAGCATGGATGTCAATGTAAAAGGATATTTTTACTGCTGTCAGCAGGCTGCGCTTAAAATGTTTAAGACAGGCGGAAGAATCGTTAATGTATCTTCGGTAAGCTCAAAGCTGGCACTTGCAGGACAGTCTGTATACGGAGCTACAAAGGGTGCCGTTAATTCAATGACAGCAACTCTTGCAAAAGAACTTGCACCTTACGGTATTCAGGTTAATGCGGTAGCACCGGGATTTATCATGACAGAAATGATTGAACAGATTCCTGATGAGAAAAGAGAAGAGTACCTCAAGGATATTCCAATGGGAAGACTGGGAACAGTAGAAGAAGTAGCTGCAACGGTTGCAATGCTCTGTGGCGAAGCAAGTTCATATATAACAGGACAGGTAATAGTTCTTGACGGAGGATTAAGCCTTTGATGAACATAATTGAAATCAATAAAAGAATAAAGCAGAGACCACCTTTCCAGATGGTTGAAAGAGTGCTTGACGTGGTTCCCGGCGAATCCGTTACCGCACTTAAGAACGTGTCTGTAAATGAGCCTTATTTTATGGGACATTTTCCTGATGCACCAATAATGCCGGGAGTTCTCGTAATTGAATCGGCAGCACAGGCTTGTTCACTTGCAATCGAAGCGGACGGAACAGACGAAAGCACAATTTATGTACTTCTTAAAGTAAAGGATTTTAAGTTTGTAAAACCTATTATTCCGGGAGATACAATGATTATTAATTGTAAAAAGACAATGGGAAGTGCAGGTTTATATTCTTTTGCCGTAACCATATCGGTTAATGATAAGGTAAGGGCAAAAGGTGAGTTAATGTTTACTGCGGTAGATAAAGAAACAATTTACGCAGAATAAATCAAAGTGAGGCATATTAAAATGAGTAAAGTTGCATTTATTTTCCCCGGCCAGGGCGCACAGTATGTTGGAATGGCAAAGGATTTTTATGATAAATATGATGAGTGCAAAGCTATCATAGATGAAGCTGATGAGTGCATGGATTTTGATCTTAAAAAAATATTGTTTGAAGAGAATGACCTTATAAACAAAACAGAATATACACAGGCGGCTATGTTAGCGGCTGAGTGTTGTATTCTTAAGGCTGTTGAAATGAAAGGCATTAAAGCGGATATTACGGCAGGATTAAGCCTTGGAGAATATGCGGCGCTTGTTGCAGCCCGTGCAATCAGCTTTT
Proteins encoded:
- the fabZ gene encoding 3-hydroxyacyl-ACP dehydratase FabZ, producing the protein MNIIEINKRIKQRPPFQMVERVLDVVPGESVTALKNVSVNEPYFMGHFPDAPIMPGVLVIESAAQACSLAIEADGTDESTIYVLLKVKDFKFVKPIIPGDTMIINCKKTMGSAGLYSFAVTISVNDKVRAKGELMFTAVDKETIYAE